A stretch of Geotrypetes seraphini chromosome 2, aGeoSer1.1, whole genome shotgun sequence DNA encodes these proteins:
- the SAE1 gene encoding SUMO-activating enzyme subunit 1, producing MVEKEEAAISEEEAAQYDRQIRLWGLEAQKRLRASRVLLVGMKGLGAEVAKNLILAGIKGLTMLDHQQVSEEDTRAQFLIPTGYMNCNRAEASLARAQNLNPMVEVKVDTQDIANKEETFFTQFDAVCLTSCPRDILMKLDHICHKKAIKFFAGDVFGYHGYMFANLGDHEFVEEKMKVNKVNQELEDGPEAKKMKLDSTEITMVKKTVMFCSLQEALELDWRNEEAKATLKRTPTDYFLLQVLLKFRTEKGRDPLPASYSEDSELLLQIRNSVMESLGVSPDLIPDDFTSFCFSEMAPVCAVVGGVLAQEIVKALSQRDPPHNNFFFFDGIKGSGIVDCMGLSK from the exons GAAGGAAGAGGCGGCGATCAGCGAGGAGGAGGCGGCGCAGTACGACCGGCAGATCCGGCTCTGGGGCCTGGAGGCGCAGAAACG GCTCCGTGCCTCCAGAGTTCTGCTGGTTGGCATGAAAGGCTTGGGAGCAGAAGTAGCTAAAAACCTTATCTTGGCAGGAATTAAAGGATTGACCATGTTGGATCATCAGCAG GTTTCTGAAGAAGATACCAGAGCTCAGTTCCTCATCCCTACTGGATATATGAATTGCAATCGGGCTGAGGCTTCTCTGGCACGTGCTCAAAATCTGAACCCCATGGTGGAGGTGAAAGTGGACACCCAGGACATTGCCAACAAAGAGGAAACATTCTTCACTCAGTTTGATGCT GTATGTTTAACCAGCTGCCCCCGAGACATTCTGATGAAGCTTGATCACATATGCCACAAGAAAGCTATCAAATTCTTTGCCGGTGACGTCTTTGGCTACCATGGCTATATGTTCGCAAACCTAGGCGACCATGAGTTTGTTGA agaaaagatgaaagttAACAAAGTGAATCAAGAATTAGAAGATGGTCCAGAAGCCAAAAAAATGAAACTCGATTCTACTGAGATCACAATGGTGAAAAAG ACGGTGATGTTCTGTTCACTTCAGGAAGCTTTGGAGCTGGACTGGAGGAATGAGGAGGCAAAGGCCACCCTGAAGCGAACACCAACAGATTACTTCCTCCTTCAAG TGCTACTGAAGTTCCGGACAGAGAAGGGGAGAGATCCCTTGCCTGCGTCATATAGCGAGGACAGCGAGCTGCTGTTGCAGATCAGGAACAGTGTTATGGAATCATTGGGGGTCAGCCCTGATCTGATCCCTGATGACTTTACCAG CTTCTGCTTTTCAGAAATGGCTCCTGTTTGTGCGGTGGTTGGGGGTGTCCTGGCCCAGGAAATTGTCAAG